One part of the Orenia metallireducens genome encodes these proteins:
- a CDS encoding cellulase family glycosylhydrolase, whose product MSFLTFTTQPVMAAETTSWIRGVNLPAIWYDSQSYSALTDIANAGFNTVRIVWQTDGSASRLNDFLNKCDNLSLKPIVELHDFTGGTSSSDISTAVDYWLRSDVFSVIQNHPSVWINIANEWGPSGSTVWRDAYINAVTRLRNAGYGGAIVIDSGGWGQDANDILWYAWDIINADPNQNTIFTIHMYGSWNNNSDIANFLGQCIDWNIPIIIGEFGYNYNNGDNNLGSQVDAAYLIQYCKDNSIGFIPWSWSGNNSENAWLDMTTDFGSYTWWGNFIVDNMW is encoded by the coding sequence GTGTCCTTTTTAACATTTACTACACAACCAGTAATGGCAGCTGAAACTACATCCTGGATTAGAGGTGTTAATCTACCTGCAATTTGGTATGATTCACAATCATATTCGGCACTGACAGATATTGCAAATGCCGGTTTTAATACTGTTAGAATTGTTTGGCAAACAGATGGCTCTGCATCTAGACTTAATGATTTCTTAAATAAATGTGATAATTTAAGCTTAAAGCCTATAGTTGAGTTACATGATTTTACTGGAGGTACTTCATCCTCAGATATAAGCACTGCTGTTGATTATTGGCTTAGATCAGACGTCTTTAGTGTAATCCAAAACCATCCTAGTGTTTGGATTAATATAGCAAATGAATGGGGCCCATCAGGAAGTACAGTATGGCGTGATGCCTATATAAATGCAGTAACTCGCCTGCGTAATGCTGGCTATGGTGGAGCAATTGTAATTGACTCTGGTGGTTGGGGGCAAGATGCCAATGATATTCTATGGTATGCATGGGATATCATCAATGCAGACCCAAATCAAAATACTATCTTTACTATACACATGTACGGGTCATGGAACAATAACTCTGACATTGCTAACTTCTTAGGACAATGTATTGATTGGAACATCCCAATTATAATCGGTGAATTTGGATACAACTACAATAATGGAGATAACAACCTTGGTTCTCAAGTAGATGCAGCTTATTTAATCCAGTATTGTAAGGACAATAGCATTGGTTTCATCCCATGGTCATGGTCAGGAAATAATTCTGAAAATGCTTGGTTAGATATGACAACAGATTTTGGTAGTTATACTTGGTGGGGAAATTTTATAGTTGACAACATGTGGTAA
- a CDS encoding D-alanyl-D-alanine carboxypeptidase family protein, with product MELFIGHKLVKREDGYTVVLYLDQELTEFAKDFDGIGNKERRDLERGIRDYIKEKLPNIKVKSVNLMLGSLLVASLSFANIEIARGAEVNQPQIQNLRTYRVKSGDTLAKISEKFGTTISKLKAINGLSGNLIYIGQELKLPQLQEGTHIVQAGDTLSKLARKYNLSVEKLKRVNGLAGDKIYIGQALTIPNQGNLSTIDLPDGVFRVGDRGKEVKSIQVALNNLGYSLVEDGVYGPTTKRIVTDFQRQYDALKVDGIYGPKTKEYLAEALLTDHTILADPSDTLALVNKGNSLPSNYIPANLVVPNVPFPFPEFHEKKLMREDAARALEKLFAKAKEDGIELYATSGYRSYDRQKAIFTSKSMQYGLERANQFSAKPGESEHQTGLAMDVTSPKVDFRLTQSFGETREGKWLKENAPKFGFIIRYPQGKEDITGYQYEPWHLRYVGNNHISYEIASNGATLEEYLERV from the coding sequence ATGGAGTTATTCATTGGGCATAAGCTAGTTAAAAGAGAAGATGGTTATACAGTTGTCTTATATCTTGACCAAGAACTAACTGAATTTGCTAAAGATTTTGATGGAATAGGGAATAAAGAGAGAAGAGATTTAGAGCGAGGAATTCGTGATTATATTAAAGAGAAATTACCAAATATTAAAGTAAAGAGTGTTAATTTAATGTTAGGTTCTTTATTAGTAGCATCATTATCCTTTGCTAATATTGAGATTGCAAGAGGTGCAGAGGTCAATCAGCCCCAGATCCAGAATTTGAGAACTTATAGAGTGAAATCTGGTGATACTTTAGCAAAGATATCTGAGAAATTTGGAACTACAATCTCTAAATTGAAAGCCATCAATGGGTTAAGTGGTAATTTGATTTATATAGGTCAGGAATTGAAGCTGCCCCAACTACAAGAGGGTACCCATATTGTACAAGCAGGTGATACTCTATCTAAGCTTGCTAGAAAATATAATTTGAGTGTAGAGAAGTTAAAGAGGGTCAATGGTTTGGCTGGTGATAAAATCTATATTGGTCAAGCTCTAACTATACCTAATCAAGGTAACTTATCCACTATAGACTTACCAGATGGGGTCTTTAGAGTCGGTGATAGAGGAAAAGAGGTAAAAAGTATACAGGTAGCTCTTAATAATTTAGGATATTCATTGGTTGAAGATGGGGTTTATGGTCCTACAACTAAAAGAATAGTTACTGACTTTCAGAGGCAGTATGATGCCTTGAAAGTTGATGGAATATATGGACCTAAAACAAAGGAATATTTAGCAGAGGCTCTACTTACAGACCATACTATTTTAGCAGACCCTAGTGATACTTTAGCCCTAGTTAATAAGGGTAATAGTCTACCCTCAAACTATATCCCAGCTAATTTGGTAGTACCTAATGTTCCCTTTCCTTTTCCAGAATTCCATGAGAAGAAGCTAATGAGAGAGGATGCTGCTAGGGCTTTGGAGAAACTCTTTGCAAAGGCTAAAGAGGATGGCATTGAGCTATATGCTACCTCTGGGTATCGCTCCTATGACCGGCAGAAAGCAATCTTTACTTCTAAGTCTATGCAATATGGTTTAGAGAGAGCCAATCAATTTAGTGCTAAGCCAGGAGAGAGTGAACATCAAACAGGTTTAGCTATGGATGTAACCAGTCCTAAGGTGGATTTTAGATTAACCCAATCCTTTGGAGAGACAAGAGAAGGAAAGTGGCTTAAAGAGAATGCTCCTAAATTTGGTTTTATTATCAGATATCCTCAGGGAAAAGAAGATATTACTGGTTATCAATATGAACCTTGGCACCTACGTTATGTAGGGAATAATCATATTTCTTATGAGATTGCTAGCAATGGAGCGACTTTAGAAGAGTATTTGGAAAGGGTATGA
- a CDS encoding YdcF family protein, giving the protein MVYYIRNFIASLLLPPGLFLLLIVIIILLNFKRVISYTEQRNKKRCIFWGLIFLLFSVYIFSTHFGELFLVKPLENDYVPLDIKTLSEEKSVIVILGGGTKRGTPRGEEIGTITLSRLYEGFKLYQRTGYDIVVTGGTPPGMSGISEAEMMRDVLVELGISSQDIIIEDKALTTWLNAVNTTDILDGLGYRRIILVTDAIHMRRSLSSFEKNWEYKLISAPAEYLMESEVDVLDFLPNRVSLDNNIRAMHEWIGLIWYIFKG; this is encoded by the coding sequence ATGGTGTATTATATCAGGAATTTCATTGCTAGTTTATTACTACCGCCAGGATTATTTTTATTATTAATAGTTATTATAATTTTACTCAATTTTAAAAGGGTAATCTCTTATACTGAGCAGCGGAATAAAAAGAGATGTATCTTTTGGGGATTAATCTTCTTATTATTTTCAGTATATATTTTTAGTACTCATTTTGGAGAATTATTTCTGGTTAAGCCTTTAGAGAATGATTATGTTCCTTTAGATATAAAAACTTTATCAGAAGAGAAGAGTGTAATTGTTATCTTAGGTGGAGGTACCAAACGTGGTACACCACGAGGTGAGGAAATTGGAACTATAACCTTAAGTAGATTATATGAAGGCTTTAAATTATACCAACGGACAGGTTATGATATAGTTGTAACTGGAGGGACTCCACCAGGGATGTCAGGTATATCAGAGGCAGAAATGATGAGAGATGTATTAGTAGAGTTAGGGATTTCCTCTCAAGATATAATAATAGAAGATAAAGCCTTGACCACTTGGCTTAATGCTGTCAATACTACAGACATTTTAGATGGTTTAGGTTATAGGAGGATTATATTGGTTACTGATGCTATTCATATGAGACGTTCACTTTCTTCTTTTGAGAAGAATTGGGAGTATAAATTAATATCTGCTCCTGCTGAGTATCTGATGGAGAGTGAGGTTGATGTTCTAGATTTTCTACCTAATAGAGTATCTTTAGATAATAATATTAGGGCTATGCATGAATGGATAGGACTTATTTGGTATATATTTAAAGGATAG
- a CDS encoding enoyl-ACP reductase FabI, with amino-acid sequence MATGLMAGKKGLIMGVANQKSIAWNIAERLKEEGAELAFTYQNEQIGEKVVPLFESIGAKFYQTLDVTSDEDFSKVFGQLSDAFGGEIDFIVHAIAGGPAKGDLSGMYLETSRDSFSKALEISVYSFVKAVQLAYPLMREKGGSAVTMSYYGAEKVVPNYNVMGVAKSALESSVRYLAADLGETNIRVNALSPGPVLTRAASGIGDFRNMLKEFAEKTPIKRLVEKEEIASNTLYLLSDLSSGVTGEIIHVDGGYNVKA; translated from the coding sequence ATGGCTACAGGATTAATGGCAGGTAAGAAAGGTTTAATTATGGGAGTTGCAAATCAGAAATCAATTGCTTGGAATATTGCTGAGAGATTAAAAGAAGAGGGTGCAGAATTGGCTTTTACTTACCAGAATGAGCAGATAGGTGAGAAGGTAGTTCCACTCTTTGAAAGTATAGGAGCTAAATTTTATCAGACTTTAGATGTGACAAGTGATGAGGATTTTAGCAAGGTATTTGGTCAGTTATCTGATGCCTTTGGTGGTGAGATAGACTTTATAGTCCATGCAATAGCTGGAGGTCCTGCTAAAGGGGATTTAAGTGGTATGTATCTAGAAACCAGTCGTGATAGTTTTAGTAAGGCTTTAGAGATTAGTGTCTATTCTTTTGTTAAGGCTGTACAATTAGCTTATCCACTGATGAGAGAAAAGGGTGGCTCTGCTGTTACTATGAGTTATTATGGTGCAGAGAAGGTAGTGCCTAATTATAATGTAATGGGTGTGGCTAAATCTGCCTTAGAGTCTTCAGTACGTTACCTAGCTGCTGATTTAGGAGAAACTAATATTAGAGTCAATGCTCTATCTCCTGGTCCAGTATTGACTAGAGCTGCCAGTGGAATCGGTGATTTTAGGAATATGTTAAAAGAGTTTGCTGAAAAGACCCCAATAAAAAGGTTAGTAGAGAAAGAAGAGATTGCAAGTAATACCCTCTACCTACTAAGTGATTTATCTTCTGGAGTAACAGGTGAGATTATTCACGTTGATGGTGGGTATAATGTTAAAGCATAA
- a CDS encoding circularly permuted type 2 ATP-grasp protein, with amino-acid sequence MEAVYKRYQEILSADPNKYCEDYQKLYKKMKDSPAYYHGQVIPFLYQPLFFSKKELQIFKELTSQLTDILNKVIARYLSDSKFRSYFGFSKELEKLILADPGYECSFPMARFDIFYYGDKNFKFCELNTDGSSGSVKTNVLEEFFLSTQVIDQLKEEYQIAYSELIESWIDTLLENYRKFNPNHNKPNIAIMDFEGYGMVKEFECFRDAIKERGYQVKIIEPRELEYRDDKLYSSDFRVDLIYRRAVTLDLIDHYDEIEDFIAAYLDGNVCVVGGIRSQVIHNKIIFAILQDFDKVDFLSEDEQDFIKNHIPYTRIFNPADDELFNYVKDNKDSLVLKPMDLYGADGVAIGRDLSQSEWEDRLGKIEGETYLVQEFCLVPEREMAVFDEGKLSFEPFKYTLGLFLYNQNFKGIYTRAGKDNVIASATGCVTLPNLIID; translated from the coding sequence GTGGAGGCGGTTTATAAGAGATATCAAGAGATATTATCAGCAGATCCAAATAAATATTGTGAGGATTATCAGAAGCTTTATAAGAAGATGAAAGATTCTCCTGCTTATTATCATGGTCAGGTAATTCCTTTTTTATATCAGCCTTTATTTTTTAGTAAAAAAGAACTTCAAATTTTCAAAGAATTAACAAGTCAATTAACGGATATTCTAAATAAAGTAATAGCTAGATATTTATCTGATAGTAAGTTCCGTTCTTATTTTGGTTTTTCTAAAGAGTTAGAAAAGTTAATTTTAGCTGACCCTGGATATGAGTGCTCTTTCCCTATGGCACGTTTTGATATCTTCTATTATGGGGATAAAAACTTTAAGTTCTGTGAATTAAATACCGATGGTTCTTCAGGGTCTGTTAAGACCAATGTCTTAGAGGAATTCTTCCTCTCTACACAGGTTATAGACCAGTTAAAAGAAGAATATCAAATAGCATATTCTGAATTGATTGAGAGCTGGATTGATACTTTATTGGAGAATTATCGAAAGTTTAATCCTAATCATAATAAACCCAATATTGCTATTATGGACTTTGAAGGTTATGGGATGGTTAAAGAGTTTGAGTGTTTTAGAGATGCTATTAAAGAGCGAGGATATCAGGTCAAAATCATTGAACCTAGAGAGTTAGAGTATCGTGACGATAAGCTATATAGTAGTGATTTTAGAGTCGATTTAATTTATCGCAGAGCTGTAACTTTAGATTTGATCGATCATTATGATGAGATTGAGGATTTTATAGCTGCTTACCTTGATGGAAATGTCTGTGTAGTAGGAGGAATTCGCTCTCAGGTTATTCATAATAAGATTATCTTTGCTATCTTACAAGATTTTGATAAAGTAGATTTTTTAAGTGAAGATGAGCAAGATTTTATTAAGAATCATATTCCTTATACAAGAATCTTTAATCCCGCTGATGATGAATTATTTAATTATGTCAAAGATAATAAAGACTCTTTAGTATTAAAGCCTATGGACTTATATGGAGCAGATGGCGTTGCTATTGGAAGAGATTTAAGTCAAAGTGAATGGGAAGATAGATTAGGTAAGATTGAAGGAGAGACCTATTTGGTACAAGAGTTCTGTTTAGTACCCGAAAGGGAGATGGCAGTCTTTGATGAAGGTAAACTCTCTTTTGAACCTTTTAAATATACTTTAGGGTTATTCTTATACAATCAAAACTTTAAAGGTATTTATACAAGAGCTGGAAAGGATAATGTAATTGCTAGTGCAACAGGTTGTGTTACATTACCAAATTTAATTATAGATTAG
- a CDS encoding glutamate--cysteine ligase, which translates to MKSKDLKEKLISYFRAGECQIESLGMEIEHFVVEKDTLKSVGYREIGGVKEVLKELEKKGWEGQKEGGKLIGLKSAKADITLEPGGQLEIGISPQEKIEDLKKIYLNFLDDIIPILEEKGYWLINLGYQLHSKIEEIDWNAKERYKMMSNYLAKTGKYAHNMMKGTSALQVALDYKDEEDFIKKFRIANTLSPVLSSLLDNSPFFESEVYEGQALRTVIWDNTDNERCGIVKEAFDDDFGYEKYAEYILSRRPILIKSGGEYIPTFEQNNYQIFAKREFDTEELEHILTMVFPDVRAKQFIEIRMADSLPPEYSFAVVALWKGLFYNQEVLDKAYNFIRKFSLADVLSARKEIINRGIEAYLGEYKMVEIGQKLLDWVKLSLKPDEVRYLSPLLAIINSKETLANKVKKELKLKGKREVIKGHILNLLIKEDN; encoded by the coding sequence ATGAAGAGCAAGGATTTGAAGGAGAAGTTAATTTCATATTTTAGAGCAGGTGAATGCCAAATAGAGTCCCTAGGAATGGAAATAGAACATTTTGTAGTAGAGAAAGATACTTTAAAGAGTGTAGGTTATCGTGAAATTGGAGGTGTGAAGGAAGTACTAAAAGAATTAGAAAAAAAAGGCTGGGAGGGTCAAAAAGAAGGGGGGAAATTGATTGGACTTAAATCTGCAAAGGCTGATATTACTTTAGAGCCTGGAGGTCAACTAGAGATAGGAATCAGCCCTCAGGAGAAGATTGAGGACTTAAAGAAGATTTATCTTAATTTCTTAGATGATATCATTCCGATTTTAGAAGAGAAGGGCTATTGGTTGATTAATCTGGGATATCAATTACATAGTAAGATTGAAGAGATTGACTGGAATGCTAAAGAGAGATATAAGATGATGTCAAATTACTTGGCTAAGACAGGTAAATATGCTCATAATATGATGAAGGGAACATCAGCTTTACAGGTAGCTTTGGACTATAAAGATGAAGAAGACTTTATTAAAAAGTTTAGGATAGCAAATACTCTATCACCAGTGCTAAGTAGCTTATTAGATAATTCCCCATTTTTTGAAAGTGAGGTTTATGAAGGGCAAGCCTTACGTACAGTTATTTGGGATAATACCGATAATGAGCGTTGCGGTATTGTAAAAGAGGCTTTTGATGATGATTTTGGTTATGAAAAGTATGCAGAATATATTCTAAGCCGTAGACCGATTTTAATTAAAAGTGGGGGAGAGTATATTCCGACCTTTGAGCAGAATAATTATCAAATATTTGCTAAAAGAGAGTTTGACACAGAAGAACTGGAACATATTCTAACAATGGTCTTTCCCGATGTTCGAGCTAAACAGTTTATTGAGATTAGGATGGCAGATTCACTACCACCTGAATATAGTTTTGCAGTGGTAGCTTTATGGAAGGGTTTGTTTTATAACCAAGAAGTATTAGATAAAGCTTATAATTTTATTAGAAAATTTAGTTTAGCTGATGTCTTATCTGCTAGAAAAGAAATTATAAATAGAGGAATTGAAGCTTATTTAGGAGAATATAAAATGGTAGAGATAGGGCAAAAGTTACTTGATTGGGTAAAGTTATCTTTAAAACCAGATGAAGTCAGATATTTATCTCCTTTACTAGCTATAATAAATAGTAAAGAGACTTTAGCCAATAAGGTAAAAAAAGAGTTAAAGCTAAAGGGAAAAAGGGAAGTAATTAAAGGTCATATCTTAAATTTGCTTATTAAGGAGGATAATTAG
- the gloA gene encoding lactoylglutathione lyase, translated as MSQTYKYVHACVRVLDLEKSIKFYEDALNFEISRRRDFPEYKFSLVYMKSPVGDFELELTYNYDRKEPYTVGDGYSHFAVVVDDLEDSYKRHKEAGYQVGDIKSLSKEASGGYYFLTDPDGYRTEIIQK; from the coding sequence ATGTCACAAACTTATAAATATGTCCATGCTTGTGTTAGAGTACTTGATTTAGAAAAATCAATTAAATTCTATGAAGATGCTTTAAATTTTGAAATATCTAGAAGAAGGGACTTCCCAGAATATAAGTTTTCTCTTGTTTATATGAAGAGTCCTGTAGGAGATTTTGAACTTGAACTTACATATAATTATGATCGTAAAGAACCTTATACAGTTGGGGATGGCTATAGCCATTTTGCTGTAGTGGTAGATGACTTAGAAGATTCTTATAAACGACACAAAGAGGCTGGCTATCAAGTAGGCGATATCAAAAGCTTAAGTAAAGAAGCTAGTGGCGGTTACTACTTCCTAACAGACCCAGATGGATACCGTACTGAAATCATACAGAAATAA
- a CDS encoding queuosine precursor transporter, with amino-acid sequence MSNEMLWIILMIVNFTFILLSYKLFGKLGLLVWSGFAIILANIQVLKTVELFGIVSTLGNIIYGTSFLATDILSEKYGKKEASKAVWIGFFALISSTLIMWLCLKFIPHESDFINESLVDIFSIMPRITIGSLIAYLAGQLHDVWAYHYWKEKFSKDSQLWIRNNLSTMVSQLIDSLLFTFIAFYGLFEIDVFTQILITTYFMKWLVAAFDTPIVYLAKKIDKPIFK; translated from the coding sequence ATGTCAAATGAAATGCTTTGGATTATTTTGATGATAGTTAACTTTACTTTTATTCTACTATCATATAAGTTATTTGGAAAGTTAGGGCTTTTGGTATGGAGTGGTTTTGCTATTATTTTGGCTAATATTCAGGTTTTAAAGACTGTTGAACTATTTGGTATAGTCTCAACTTTAGGTAATATAATTTATGGAACATCTTTTTTGGCTACAGATATTCTTTCGGAGAAGTATGGTAAGAAAGAAGCTAGTAAAGCAGTTTGGATTGGCTTTTTTGCTTTGATTTCATCTACTTTAATCATGTGGTTATGTTTAAAATTCATACCCCATGAATCAGATTTTATCAATGAAAGTCTAGTTGATATCTTCTCTATAATGCCAAGAATAACAATAGGTTCTTTAATTGCTTATTTAGCAGGGCAGCTACATGATGTATGGGCATATCATTACTGGAAAGAGAAGTTTAGTAAAGATAGTCAACTTTGGATTAGAAATAATTTATCTACAATGGTTTCACAATTAATAGATAGTCTCTTATTTACCTTTATTGCTTTTTATGGTCTCTTTGAAATTGATGTCTTTACACAGATTTTAATCACAACATATTTTATGAAATGGTTGGTTGCTGCCTTTGATACACCAATTGTTTACTTAGCTAAAAAGATTGATAAACCAATCTTTAAATAA
- a CDS encoding transglycosylase SLT domain-containing protein, translating to MKHRLSYIILMLFIILSCSYDIYAYEHQVLENYIAYRIKYIHNIAYNSNITLSKDRVREYANAIVSWSNYYSKELNVVIDPLLITAIIETETNFVSRSDYDQGESIGISSMRVDTAKWIARNMGVQYNKWRMLDATDLGIRFTVYYLGLAYQQYDGEINKIIISYNQGFSSADNKDIDQLYNNYLFKVLGRYNYYKKRINSYGSSANKYFAYKFSQLE from the coding sequence GTGAAACATAGGCTATCATATATTATATTAATGTTGTTTATTATCTTAAGTTGCAGTTATGATATTTATGCTTATGAGCATCAAGTATTAGAAAATTATATAGCTTATAGGATAAAATATATTCATAATATAGCTTATAATAGTAATATTACTTTAAGCAAAGATAGAGTAAGAGAATATGCAAATGCTATTGTTAGTTGGTCAAATTACTATTCTAAAGAATTAAATGTAGTAATTGATCCATTATTAATTACAGCAATCATAGAGACTGAAACCAACTTTGTCTCTAGATCAGACTATGATCAGGGAGAGAGTATAGGAATCTCTAGTATGAGGGTAGATACTGCCAAATGGATTGCTAGGAATATGGGTGTGCAGTATAATAAATGGAGAATGTTAGATGCTACAGATTTAGGGATTAGGTTTACCGTATATTATTTAGGTTTGGCTTATCAGCAATATGATGGAGAGATTAATAAAATTATTATCTCTTATAATCAAGGTTTTAGTAGTGCTGATAATAAGGATATAGATCAGCTTTATAATAATTATCTCTTCAAAGTATTAGGGCGTTATAATTATTATAAAAAGAGGATAAATTCATATGGCTCTTCAGCTAATAAATATTTTGCTTATAAATTTTCGCAATTAGAATAG
- a CDS encoding DUF378 domain-containing protein: MDRLALLLVIIGALNWGLIGLFGFDLVAAISMTHFGDLNLMNRIIYSLVGLAGLYSISLLFRDRNEVE; this comes from the coding sequence ATGGATAGACTTGCTTTATTACTAGTCATCATTGGTGCTCTAAACTGGGGACTTATAGGATTATTTGGATTTGATTTAGTAGCTGCTATCTCTATGACCCATTTTGGTGACTTAAATCTAATGAACAGAATCATCTATTCATTAGTTGGATTGGCTGGACTATATTCTATCAGTCTATTATTTAGAGATAGAAATGAAGTAGAGTAA
- a CDS encoding TlpA family protein disulfide reductase codes for MSKRSLKMIIVILSILVVISGVMFYSQGANKDSTKFIQKDFKVKEESEAKSKVDVYGLGIGDYAPEFNLDNLEGEDIHLSDYQGKYLLLNFWATWCPPCRKEMPDLNQFHQKNKDEFVVVGVNIGEDKENVKKFMETGGYDYPILLDRDRQVAFLYRASVIPTSYFIDPEGRIQYIKRGMVTKDELEEIKEDLMNR; via the coding sequence ATGAGTAAAAGAAGTTTGAAAATGATTATAGTCATTCTGTCAATTTTAGTAGTGATTAGTGGAGTAATGTTTTATAGTCAAGGAGCTAATAAGGATAGCACTAAGTTTATTCAAAAAGATTTTAAGGTTAAAGAAGAATCGGAAGCTAAGAGTAAAGTAGATGTTTATGGTCTTGGAATTGGGGATTATGCTCCAGAATTTAATTTAGATAATCTAGAGGGGGAGGATATCCATCTTAGTGATTATCAGGGCAAGTACCTGTTATTGAATTTTTGGGCAACTTGGTGTCCACCCTGTCGTAAGGAGATGCCTGATTTAAATCAGTTTCATCAGAAAAATAAAGATGAATTTGTAGTAGTGGGGGTTAATATCGGAGAAGATAAAGAAAATGTAAAGAAATTTATGGAAACGGGTGGATATGACTATCCAATTTTATTGGATAGAGATCGTCAAGTTGCATTCCTCTATCGTGCTTCCGTAATTCCTACATCTTATTTTATTGACCCTGAAGGTCGAATTCAATATATCAAAAGAGGGATGGTTACTAAGGATGAGTTAGAAGAGATTAAAGAGGATTTAATGAATAGATAA
- a CDS encoding cytochrome c biogenesis CcdA family protein, with product MENISISIAFSAGFISFLSPCVLPLVPAYVSYITGSTAEQGKVFTLIRAIAFVIGFSIIFILMGASASYLGRIFAYYKPLFTKISAILIIIFGLHMSGLLKVNLLYKQFRFSEPKEVSNWVSSIVIGMAFAAGWTPCVGTVLGSILLYAGTEATLSSGILLLIFYSLGLGIPFIITAVFINKFTRLSPKINRYLPVISKISGIIMIIFGLLLLFNRFQNLSRYFYIF from the coding sequence ATGGAAAATATTTCAATATCTATTGCTTTTTCAGCCGGTTTTATTTCTTTTCTCTCACCTTGTGTTCTACCACTAGTTCCTGCTTATGTAAGTTATATAACAGGCAGTACAGCAGAGCAAGGGAAGGTATTTACTTTAATTAGAGCTATAGCTTTTGTAATTGGTTTTTCAATTATATTTATCCTAATGGGAGCCTCAGCAAGTTATTTAGGAAGGATTTTTGCTTATTATAAACCTTTATTTACAAAGATTAGTGCTATATTGATAATTATCTTTGGTTTGCATATGAGTGGTTTATTGAAAGTAAATCTATTATACAAACAATTTAGGTTTAGTGAACCTAAAGAAGTTAGTAATTGGGTCAGTTCTATAGTCATAGGAATGGCTTTTGCAGCAGGGTGGACCCCTTGTGTAGGTACAGTTTTAGGTTCGATCTTATTATATGCTGGTACTGAGGCTACTTTGAGTAGTGGAATTTTATTATTGATCTTTTATTCTTTAGGATTAGGAATCCCCTTTATAATAACAGCGGTATTTATTAATAAGTTTACAAGATTATCACCAAAGATTAATAGATATTTACCTGTGATCTCTAAAATCAGTGGAATAATAATGATTATTTTTGGACTACTACTTCTCTTTAATAGATTTCAAAATTTAAGTAGATATTTTTATATATTTTAA
- a CDS encoding DUF3298 and DUF4163 domain-containing protein, whose translation MKKKILIGLLISMLYSSSLYATTPITLSSYKESTPLEQIKIKEERIKMDNKLIKIDLKIPKISGMKNKKLQNRLNRTFKNKIVNFSNNLKNIAKKHNKDAQDYEFPIYPYQSSTDYQVYYNKDNILSLTITYYEYTGGAHGNYFKEAFNINLHTGKELSLGDLLGKNKDYQKTINDKIKNKIRKHQELYFADDTHNLKILSKNSNFYLQENNLVIYFQVYEIAPYSTGTPEFKIPLKLFKF comes from the coding sequence ATGAAGAAAAAAATTTTAATTGGATTACTGATTTCAATGTTATATTCTAGTTCTCTTTATGCTACTACCCCTATAACTCTCAGCTCTTATAAAGAATCTACACCTTTAGAACAGATAAAAATTAAAGAAGAAAGAATCAAAATGGATAATAAATTAATTAAAATAGACTTAAAGATACCAAAGATAAGTGGTATGAAAAATAAAAAATTACAAAATAGGTTAAACAGAACCTTTAAAAATAAAATAGTTAACTTCAGTAATAACCTAAAAAATATAGCTAAAAAGCACAATAAAGATGCTCAAGATTATGAATTTCCTATCTATCCTTATCAATCATCTACCGACTATCAGGTTTATTATAATAAGGATAATATTTTAAGTTTAACTATTACTTATTATGAATATACTGGTGGTGCTCATGGTAATTACTTCAAAGAAGCCTTTAATATAAACCTCCATACTGGAAAAGAACTCTCTTTAGGGGATTTATTAGGAAAGAATAAAGATTATCAAAAGACTATTAATGATAAGATTAAAAATAAAATTAGGAAACATCAAGAACTGTATTTTGCTGATGATACTCATAATCTTAAAATACTCTCTAAAAATTCAAACTTTTATCTTCAGGAAAATAACCTAGTCATATATTTTCAGGTCTATGAAATTGCACCATATTCTACTGGGACACCAGAATTTAAAATTCCTTTAAAGTTGTTTAAATTCTAA